A genomic window from Schistocerca serialis cubense isolate TAMUIC-IGC-003099 chromosome 4, iqSchSeri2.2, whole genome shotgun sequence includes:
- the LOC126474331 gene encoding atherin-like, with protein MVTKLLLVPRRRSLLLKGALLVATAWLTVAVLLYTEQRPAQGQPPSPLLLLPLPPNPPPNADALVAQPPPQPPPAPPRQAKRPDEDVAEAENAALEDNEVAPPPRAGGRHKHHAKADAAPAAAPAAAPE; from the exons ATGGTGACGAAGCTGCTGCTGGTGCCTCGGCGGCGCTCGCTGCTGCTGAAGGGCGCGCTGCTGGTGGCCACCGCCTGGCTGACTGTGGCCGTGCTACTCTACACCGAGCAGCGGCCCGCCCAGGGCCAGCCCCCGtccccgctgctgctgctgccgctgccgcccaaCCCGCCGCCCAACGCCGACGCACTCGTCGCCcagccgcccccgcagccgccgccCGCGCCGCCCCGCCAGGCCAAGAG ACCTGACGAGGATGTCGCCGAGGCAGAGAACGCCGCCCTGGAGGACAACGAAGTGGCGCCGCCCCCGCGCGCCGGCGGCCGGCACAAGCACCACGCCAAGGCcgacgccgcccccgcagccgcgcCCGCCGCCGCCCCCGAG